One Pectobacterium brasiliense DNA window includes the following coding sequences:
- the rplL gene encoding 50S ribosomal protein L7/L12 → MSITKDQILEAVAAMSVMDVVELVSAMEEKFGVSAAAAVAVAAGPAEVAEEKTEFDVVLKAIGANKVAVIKAVRGATGLGLKEAKDLVESAPAVLKEGVSKDDAEALKKSLEEAGAEVEVK, encoded by the coding sequence ATGTCTATCACTAAAGATCAAATTCTGGAAGCAGTAGCAGCTATGTCTGTAATGGATGTTGTTGAGCTGGTTTCTGCTATGGAAGAAAAATTCGGTGTTTCTGCTGCTGCTGCTGTAGCTGTTGCTGCTGGCCCAGCTGAAGTTGCTGAAGAAAAAACTGAGTTCGACGTTGTGCTGAAAGCTATCGGTGCTAACAAAGTTGCTGTAATCAAAGCTGTTCGCGGCGCGACTGGTCTGGGCCTGAAAGAAGCCAAAGATCTGGTTGAATCTGCACCTGCAGTTCTGAAAGAAGGCGTGAGCAAAGATGACGCTGAAGCACTGAAAAAATCACTGGAAGAAGCTGGCGCAGAAGTTGAAGTTAAATAA
- the rplJ gene encoding 50S ribosomal protein L10, whose protein sequence is MALNLQDKQAIVAEVSEVAKGALSAVVADSRGVTVDKMTELRKAAREAGVYMRVVRNTLLRRVVEGTQFECLKDTFVGPTLIAYSLEHPGAAARLFKEFAKANAKFEVKAAAFEGELIPAAQIDRLATLPTYEEALARLMSTMKEAAAGKLVRTLAAVRDAKEAA, encoded by the coding sequence ATGGCATTAAATCTTCAAGACAAACAAGCGATTGTTGCTGAAGTCAGCGAAGTAGCCAAAGGTGCGCTGTCTGCGGTTGTTGCGGATTCCCGTGGCGTTACCGTTGATAAAATGACCGAACTGCGTAAAGCAGCGCGTGAAGCTGGCGTTTACATGCGTGTTGTTCGTAACACCCTGCTGCGCCGCGTTGTTGAAGGTACTCAATTTGAGTGCCTGAAAGACACGTTTGTCGGTCCGACCCTGATTGCATATTCTCTGGAACACCCGGGCGCTGCTGCTCGTTTGTTCAAAGAGTTCGCGAAAGCGAATGCAAAATTCGAGGTCAAAGCTGCAGCCTTTGAAGGTGAGCTGATCCCGGCGGCTCAAATTGACCGTCTGGCAACGCTGCCGACTTACGAAGAAGCACTGGCACGTCTGATGTCGACCATGAAAGAAGCCGCTGCAGGCAAACTGGTCCGCACTCTGGCTGCTGTTCGCGATGCAAAAGAAGCTGCGTAA
- the rplA gene encoding 50S ribosomal protein L1, translated as MAKLTKRMRVIRDKVDVTKQYDINEAVALLKELATAKFVESVDVAVNLGIDARKSDQNVRGATVLPHGTGRSVRVAVFTQGANAEAAKAAGAEFVGMEDLADQIKKGEMGFDVVIASPDAMRVVGQLGQVLGPRGLMPNPKVGTVTPNVAEAVNNAKAGQVRYRNDKNGIIHTTIGKVDFDSNKLKENLESLLIALKKAKPSQAKGVYIKKVSLSTTMGAGVAIDQSGLNAAAN; from the coding sequence ATGGCTAAGCTGACCAAGCGCATGCGCGTGATCCGTGACAAAGTTGATGTAACTAAACAGTATGACATCAACGAAGCTGTTGCTCTGCTCAAAGAGCTGGCCACTGCTAAGTTCGTAGAAAGTGTAGACGTAGCTGTTAACCTCGGCATCGATGCACGTAAATCTGACCAAAACGTTCGCGGTGCAACCGTTCTGCCTCACGGCACCGGTCGTTCTGTTCGCGTAGCTGTCTTCACCCAAGGTGCAAACGCTGAAGCTGCTAAAGCAGCTGGCGCTGAATTCGTGGGCATGGAAGATCTGGCTGATCAGATCAAGAAAGGCGAAATGGGCTTTGATGTTGTTATTGCATCTCCAGATGCAATGCGCGTTGTTGGCCAATTGGGCCAGGTTCTGGGTCCACGTGGCCTTATGCCAAACCCGAAAGTGGGTACTGTAACTCCTAACGTTGCTGAAGCGGTTAACAATGCTAAAGCGGGTCAGGTTCGTTACCGTAACGACAAGAACGGCATCATCCATACCACTATCGGTAAGGTTGATTTCGATTCTAACAAATTGAAAGAAAACCTAGAGTCTCTGTTGATTGCGCTGAAAAAAGCAAAACCATCTCAGGCGAAAGGCGTGTACATCAAGAAAGTTAGCTTGTCTACCACTATGGGCGCTGGCGTTGCCATCGACCAGAGCGGTCTGAACGCTGCTGCTAACTAA